A genomic window from Sebastes fasciatus isolate fSebFas1 unplaced genomic scaffold, fSebFas1.pri Scaffold_57, whole genome shotgun sequence includes:
- the sox18 gene encoding transcription factor Sox-18 encodes MNLNEPSLSRETLLHASRMSLGGPWASGTPSPASDSEMGFEPNLSGDCSSPDGLGGGNVRRTEARLSLTPGSGGRSPNLTQAGGVSAGTADGKAVGGEQRIRRPMNAFMVWAKDERKRLAVQNPDLHNAVLSKMLGQSWKALSAPDKRPFVEEAERLRVQHLQDHPNYKYRPRRKKTTKKLKRVEPGLLLHSLAQGGAPGLGLGPGIGPLGAESGGSAYGHLGAHPPHHHHSHHLLHPLGHFRDLQAPGHPELESYGLPTPEMSPLDVLEDGAGESVFFPQHMQEEAGMGGWSGYHHHLHHHNQHYSHNYNNHSHHNAMNGAATHTQSSGLGVGAGLSTCLSPGRSSRVESSMSSRLNHSSGHHIALRSPVKCPPSLSDSSSLGSYPQPSISLPEPIKSHQPAASGYLGQIYGNSAPNAAYYMPSHLGQLSPPPETSLSSCSSSTFPPPLHLDPSNPESSCHLGSSSAEFWSEVDRHEFDQYVNVGRSREEAYGRGGGCGGGSKVLSGRSSSSVGSSVSSSVSSTMNRDVGSILSGAGGCDEGSSPLISALSDASSAVYYSACITG; translated from the exons ATGAATTTAAACGAGCCCAGCTTGTCCAGAGAGACTCTGCTGCACGCCAGCCGGATGTCCCTCGGGGGCCCCTGGGCGTCCGGGACCCCGAGCCCGGCGTCCGATTCTGAAATGGGTTTTGAGCCGAACCTCTCGGGGGACTGCAGTTCTCCCGACGGCCTCGGAGGCGGGAACGTGAGGAGGACGGAAGCGAGGCTTTCTCTGACACCCGGTTCGGGGGGACGGAGTCCGAACCTGACCCAGGCGGGAGGCGTGTCGGCGGGCACGGCCGACGGCAAGGCGGTGGGGGGCGAGCAGAGGATCCGCAGGCCCATGAACGCCTTCATGGTCTGGGCCAAAGATGAGAGGAAGCGTCTGGCCGTGCAGAACCCGGACCTGCACAACGCCGTGCTCAGCAAGATGCTCG GTCAGTCCTGGAAGGCTCTGAGTGCTCCAGACAAGCGACCGTTTGTGGAGGAAGCAGAACGTCTCCGCGTCCAGCACCTCCAGGATCACCCCAACTACAAGTACCGGCCTCGCCGCAAAAAGACCACCAAGAAACTGAAGCGGGTGGAACCGGGGCTCCTGCTCCACAGTTTGGCCCAGGGCGGGGCCCCGGGCCTCGGGTTAGGACCTGGTATCGGCCCCTTGGGTGCAGAAAGTGGAGGTTCAGCTTATGGACATCTAGGCGCCCACCCTCCACATCACCATCACTCCCACCACCTGCTGCACCCTCTCGGCCACTTCAGGGACCTGCAGGCCCCCGGACACCCGGAGCTGGAGAGCTATGGCCTGCCCACTCCGGAGATGTCCCCTCTGGATGTTCTGGAAGATGGAGCCGGGGAATCTGTGTTTTTCCCCCAACATATGCAAGAGGAGGCGGGGATGGGAGGTTGGAGTGGCTACCACCACCACCTGCACCATCACAACCAGCATTACAGCCATAATTACAACAACCACAGTCACCACAACGCCATGAATGGTGCAGCAACACACACTCAGAGTTCAGGACTGGGTGTCGGTGCCGGTCTGAGCACCTGTTTGAGTCCAGGTAGAAGCTCCAGAGTCGAGTCGAGCATGAGCTCTCGGTTAAATCACTCCTCCGGTCACCACATCGCCTTGAGGAGTCCCGTAAAGTGCCCACCGTCTCTATCCGACTCCTCCTCGCTGGGTTCCTACCCCCAGCCCTCCATCAGCCTCCCTGAGCCCATAAAGTCCCATCAACCCGCCGCTTCAGGCTACTTAGGCCAGATTTACGGGAACAGCGCTCCCAACGCAGCGTATTACATGCCCTCCCACCTGGGGCAGctttcacctcctcctgagacctctctttcctcctgctCGTCATCCACCTTCCCTCCTCCTTTGCACTTAGACCCCTCCAATCCGGAGTCCTCCTGCCATCTGGGCTCCTCTTCTGCTGAGTTTTGGTCCGAGGTGGACAGGCATGAGTTTGACCAGTATGTAAATGTGGGCAGGAGTCGAGAGGAGGCCTACGGACGTGGCGGGGGCTGTGGGGGCGGGTCCAAAGTCCTGAGTGGACGCAGTAGCAGTAGTGTCGGTAGTAGCGTGAGTAGCAGTGTCAGTAGTACCATGAACAGGGATGTGGGTAGCATTCTGAGCGGTGCCGGGGGGTGTGATGAAGGGAGCAGCCCTCTTATATCGGCTCTGTCTGATGCCAGCAGTGCTGTCTATTACAGTGCATGTATCACTGGATGA